One region of Malania oleifera isolate guangnan ecotype guangnan chromosome 6, ASM2987363v1, whole genome shotgun sequence genomic DNA includes:
- the LOC131157307 gene encoding profilin-4 translates to MSWQTYVDDHLMCDIDGSGQRLTAAAIIGHDGSVWAQSSAFPQLKPEEITGIMKDFDEPGHLAPTGLYAGGTKYMVIQGEPGAVIRGKKGSGGITIKKTGQALVAGIYEEPVTPGQCNMIVERLGDYLVDQGL, encoded by the exons ATGTCGTGGCAAACATACGTCGACGATCATCTGATGTGCGACATCGACGGCTCCGGCCAGCGCCTCACAGCTGCTGCCATCATCGGCCACGACGGTAGCGTTTGGGCCCAGAGCAGTGCCTTCCCTCAG TTAAAGCCTGAGGAGATCACTGGTATCATGAAAGATTTTGATGAACCTGGTCACCTTGCCCCAACAGGCTTATATGCTGGGGGCACAAAGTACATGGTAATCCAGGGAGAGCCTGGGGCTGTCATCCGTGGAAAGAAG GGATCGGGGGGCATCACAATAAAGAAGACAGGCCAAGCTCTTGTTGCTGGCATTTATGAGGAGCCTGTGACTCCAGGACAGTGCAACATGATTGTGGAGAGGTTGGGAGATTACCTTGTCGATCAGGGCCTTTAG